A window of Thalassophryne amazonica chromosome 21, fThaAma1.1, whole genome shotgun sequence contains these coding sequences:
- the LOC117503585 gene encoding armadillo repeat-containing protein 2-like, whose product MLFDVVLKKMPKLVFLSPVFRSKLSCYVECHLALVQAPGCCQLFIELLSKHHQKQDLIVRLLFTLGNLTSKSHDVRELLFQCENCVDTLLQLYNHYQQRRIPHTLTQRGPQSASKSPTCQVTLREDEDVLVKLVRVLANMCIHPAVGPALATNAACVHLLMETLELRSVQESEELLVNVASTINNMAFYQEERSAIQRNRLTIAKLMLKLVLSSVWTPFSWLLVFMET is encoded by the exons CGAAATTGGTATTCTTGTCTCCTGTCTTCCGCAGTAAACTCTCATGTTATGTGGAGTGTCACCTCGCACTGGTCCAGGCCCCTGGCTGCTGCCAGCTATTTATAGAATTGCTGAGCAAACATCACCAAAAACAG GACCTCATTGTGCGTCTTCTTTTTACCCTGGGGAACCTCACCTCCAAAAGCCATGATGTTCGGGAGCTGCTCTTCCAGTGCGAAAACTGTGTAGACACCCTGCTACAGCTGTACAACCACTACCAGCAAAGACGCAtaccacacacacttacacagagAGGTCCACAGTCGGCAAGCAAGTCTCCGACCTGTCAGGTTACTCTGCGGGAGGATGAGGACGTGTTGGTGAAGCTGGTCAGGGTGCTGGCAAACATGTGCATCCATCCTGCTGTTGGCCCAGCACTGGCCACTAATGCAGCCTGCGTTCACCTGCTGATGGAAACACTCG AGCTGAGGTCCGTGCAGGAGAGCGAGGAGCTGCTGGTGAATGTGGCCTCAACCATCAACAACATGGCCTTCTACCAGGAAGAAAGATCTGCAATCCAACGCAATCGGCTCACCATCGCCAAGT TGATGCTGAAGTTGGTGCTGAGCTCGGTGTGGACGCCATTCTCGTGGCTACTCGTGTTTATGGAAACTTGA
- the LOC117502713 gene encoding armadillo repeat-containing protein 2-like, translated as MQNKVHQFVVTLLDSKSTEVCFAACGVLTNVAQDPPNRIALSLEGAVAKLTDCLRDLGAGNWQLAGQVCQALWNMVGSSSDTPLDTQEMEMLLDILNTYLGVEDALKWTENEDGRACWESEFLPVAQNLVKVLTSQHHMA; from the exons ATGCAAAACAAAG TTCACCAGTTTGTCGTGACGCTGCTGGACTCCAAAAGCACTGAGGTGTGTTTTGCAGCCTGTGGGGTGCTCACCAATGTAGCTCAGGACCCACCCAACAGGATCGCACTCTCACTGGAGGGGGCTGTTGCCAA ACTGACTGACTGTCTGAGAGACTTGGGAGCTGGGAACTGGCAGCTAGCTGGTCAGGTTTGTCAGGCTTTATGGAACATGGTCGGGAGCAGCTCAGACACCCCACTGGACACACAGGAGATGGAGATGCTGCTGGACATCCTCAACACATACTTAG gtgtAGAGGATGCTCTGAAGTGGACAGAAAATGAAGACGGGAGGGCATGCTGGGAGTCAGAATTTCTTCCAGTCGCTCAGAACCTGGTAAAGGTGCTCACGTCACAACATCATATGGCCTAA
- the LOC117502711 gene encoding sestrin-1-like isoform X2 codes for MRHALAPSEIVENNYFAVTDLLKICSRCERLSKKDLGVRIPRPLGNGPSRFIPEKEILQVSKVDSRTQSIFEDAFAALGRLDNISLVMGFHPRYLESFLRTQHYLLQMDGPLPLHYRHYIGIMAAARHQCSYLVNLHVNDFLQVGGDPKWLNGLDEAPQKLQQLGEINKILAHRPWLLTKEHIEHLLKAEEHSWSLAELIHAVVLLTHYHSLASFTFGCGITPEIHCDGGHTFRPPSLSQYCVCDIANGNGHANHHNDPLGDEEMCGEVEVLMERMKKLQECHDDEASQEEMATRFEREKTESMLVGTAEDEECVPSRDISRHFEDPSYGYKDFSRRGEHVPTFRAQDYSWEDHGFSLVNRLYPDVGQMLDEKFQMAYNLTYNTMATHKDVDTSMLRRAIWNYIHCMFGIRYDDYDYGEINQLLDRSFKIYIKTTVCSPEKTTKRMYESFWRQFQHSEKVHVNLLLMEARMQAELLYALRAITRYMT; via the exons ATGAGGCACGCACTCGCGCCGTCTGAAATcgtggaaaataattattttgcagtgACAGACCTGTTAAAAATATGCAGCcgttgtgagcggctcagcaaAAAG GATTTGGGAGTGAGGATCCCAAGACCACTGGGTAACGGACCAAGCAGATTTATCCCTGAAAAAGAG ATTCTTCAAGTCAGTAAAGTGGACTCCAGGACGCAGTCGATATTTGAGGATGCTTTTGCAGCCCTCGGTCGCCTTGACAACATTTCCCTGGTGATGGGCTTCCACCCGCGGTACCTGGAGAGTTTTCTCCGGACACAGCACTACCTGTTGCAGATGGATGGACCCCTGCCTTTGCACTACCGGCACTACATCGGCATTATG GCAGCAGCTAGACACCAGTGCTCCTACCTGGTCAACCTGCATGTGAATGATTTCCTCCAGGTTGGAGGGGATCCCAAGTGGCTGAACGGGCTCGATGAAGCGCCGCAGAAGCTGCAGCAGCTTGGCGAGATCAATAAAATCCTGGCTCATCGACCCTGGCTGCTCACGAAGGAACACATTGAG CATCTTCTGAAGGCAGAGGAACACAGTTGGTCCTTAGCAGAGCTGATTCACGCAGTCGTCCTCCTCACGCACTACCATTCCCTCGCCTCCTTCACCTTCGGTTGCGGCATCACTCCAGAGATCCACTGCGACGGCGGCCACACATTCAGACCCCCCTCCCTCAGCCAGTATTGTGTGTGTGACATTGCCAATGGCAACGGCCATGCTAATCACCACAATGACCCGCTAGGCGACGAG GAGATGTGCGGCGAGGTGGAGGTGTTGATGGAGCGGATGAAGAAGCTGCAGGAGTGTCACGATGATGAGGCCAGTCAGGAGGAGATGGCGACTCGCTTCGAGAGAGAGAAGACTGAGAGCATGTTGGTGGGGACGGCCGAGGATGAGGAGTGCGTCCCTTCCAGAGACATCTCCCGGCACTTTGAGGACCCCAGCTATGGCTACAAGGACTTCTCCAGGAGGGGAGAACACGTGCCCACATTCAGAGCCCAG GACTACAGCTGGGAGGACCATGGTTTCTCTCTGGTCAACCGACTTTACCCTGATGTTGGTCAGATGCTGGATGAGAAGTTCCAGATGGCCTACAATCTGACGTACAACACTATGGCAACGCACAAGGATGTGGACACCAGCATGCTGCGCCGGGCAATCTGGAACTACATCCACTGCATGTTCGGCATCAG ATACGATGACTACGACTACGGGGAGATAAACCAGCTTCTGGACCGTAGCTTTAAGATCTATATAAAAACCACGGTGTGTAGTCCTGAGAAAACCACCAAACGAATGTATGAGAGTTTTTGGAGGCAGTTTCAACACTCCGAGAAG GTCCACGTTAATCTGCTTCTTATGGAAGCACGCATGCAAGCAGAACTTCTTTACGCCCTGAGAGCGATCACCCGCTACATGACATGA